One part of the Streptomyces lydicus genome encodes these proteins:
- the uvrA gene encoding excinuclease ABC subunit UvrA has product MADRLIVRGAREHNLKNVSLDLPRDSLIVFTGLSGSGKSSLAFDTIFAEGQRRYVESLSSYARQFLGQMDKPDVDFIEGLSPAVSIDQKSTSRNPRSTVGTITEVYDYLRLLFARIGKPHCPECGRPIARQSPQAIVDKVLELPEGSRFQVLSPLVRERKGEFVDLFADLQTKGYSRARVDGETIQLSEPPKLKKQEKHTIEVVVDRLTVKETAKRRLTDSVETALGLSGGMVILDFVDLEPDDPQRERMYSEHLYCAYDDLSFEELEPRSFSFNSPFGACPDCTGIGTRMEVDPELIVPDEDRSLDEGALHPWSGGHTKDYFGRLIGALADALGFRTDIPWAGLPARAKKALLYGHKTQIEVRYRNRYGRQRAYTTPFEGAVPFVKRRHSEAESDSSRERFEGYMREVPCPTCEGTRLKPIVLAVTVQERSIAEVAAMSISDCADFLREMKLDAREKKIAERVLKEVNERLKFLVDVGLDYLSLNRAAGTLSGGEAQRIRLATQIGSGLVGVLYVLDEPSIGLHQRDNHRLIETLVRLRDMGNTLIVVEHDEDTIKVADWVVDIGPGAGEHGGKVVHSGPMKQLLTNKESITGQYLAGKKAIATPDIRRPADAKRQLTVHGAKENNLRDIDVSFPLGVFTAVTGVSGSGKSTLVNDILYTHLARELNGAKSVPGRHTRVAGDDLVDKVVHVDQSPIGRTPRSNPATYTGVFDHVRKLFAETMEAKVRGYLPGRFSFNVKGGRCENCSGDGTIKIEMNFLPDVYVPCEVCHGARYNRETLEVHYKGKSIAEVLDMPIEEALSFFEAVPTIARHLRTLHEVGLGYVRLGQSAPTLSGGEAQRVKLASELQKRSTGSTVYVLDEPTTGLHFDDISKLINVLSGLVDKGNTVIVIEHNLDVIKTADWVIDMGPEGGNGGGLVIAEGSPEDIASVPASHTGKFLREILGDRVSDAATVAGAGGNPGPAKKAAKRTTTTAAKKTPATTTAAKKTAAKKTAAKKTTAKSRRATS; this is encoded by the coding sequence TCTCGCTCGACCTTCCCCGTGACTCCCTCATCGTCTTCACGGGTCTCTCCGGGTCGGGCAAGTCCTCGCTCGCCTTCGACACGATCTTCGCCGAGGGGCAGCGGCGTTACGTCGAGTCGCTGTCCTCCTACGCCCGGCAGTTCCTCGGGCAGATGGACAAGCCCGATGTGGACTTCATCGAGGGCCTGTCCCCGGCGGTCTCGATCGATCAGAAGTCGACCTCGCGCAACCCGCGCTCGACGGTCGGCACGATCACCGAGGTCTACGACTACCTCCGCCTGCTCTTCGCCCGCATCGGCAAGCCGCACTGTCCCGAGTGCGGGCGGCCGATCGCCCGGCAGTCGCCGCAGGCCATCGTCGACAAGGTGCTGGAGCTGCCCGAGGGCAGCCGCTTCCAGGTGCTCTCCCCCCTGGTGCGCGAGCGCAAGGGCGAGTTCGTCGACCTCTTCGCCGACCTCCAGACCAAGGGCTACAGCCGGGCCCGGGTCGACGGCGAGACCATCCAGCTCTCCGAGCCCCCGAAGCTCAAGAAGCAGGAGAAGCACACCATCGAGGTGGTCGTCGACCGCCTCACGGTCAAGGAGACCGCCAAGCGCCGGCTGACCGACTCCGTCGAGACCGCCCTCGGGCTCTCCGGCGGCATGGTCATCCTCGACTTCGTCGACCTGGAGCCGGACGACCCGCAGCGCGAGCGGATGTACTCGGAGCATCTGTACTGCGCCTACGACGACCTGTCCTTCGAGGAGCTGGAGCCCCGCTCCTTCTCCTTCAACTCGCCCTTCGGCGCCTGCCCGGACTGCACCGGCATCGGCACGCGCATGGAGGTCGACCCCGAGCTGATCGTCCCCGACGAGGACCGCTCCCTCGACGAGGGCGCCCTCCACCCCTGGTCCGGCGGCCACACCAAGGACTACTTCGGCCGCCTGATCGGCGCGCTGGCCGACGCCCTCGGATTCCGTACGGACATCCCGTGGGCGGGGCTGCCGGCCCGCGCCAAGAAGGCCCTGCTGTACGGGCACAAGACCCAGATCGAGGTCCGCTACCGCAACCGCTACGGCCGTCAGCGGGCGTACACCACCCCCTTCGAAGGCGCCGTGCCGTTCGTCAAGCGGCGGCACTCCGAGGCGGAGAGCGACAGCAGCCGCGAGCGCTTCGAGGGCTACATGCGCGAGGTGCCCTGCCCGACCTGTGAGGGCACGCGGCTGAAGCCGATCGTCCTCGCCGTCACGGTCCAGGAGAGGTCGATCGCCGAGGTCGCGGCCATGTCGATCAGCGACTGCGCCGACTTCCTGCGGGAGATGAAGCTCGACGCCCGCGAGAAGAAGATCGCCGAGCGGGTCCTCAAGGAGGTCAACGAGCGACTGAAGTTCCTGGTCGACGTCGGTCTGGACTACCTCTCGCTGAACCGCGCGGCGGGCACCCTCTCCGGCGGCGAGGCCCAGCGCATCCGCCTGGCCACCCAGATCGGCTCGGGCCTGGTGGGCGTGCTCTACGTCCTCGACGAGCCGTCGATCGGCCTGCACCAGCGCGACAACCACCGGCTGATCGAAACCCTGGTGCGGCTGCGCGACATGGGCAACACCCTGATCGTGGTGGAGCACGACGAGGACACCATCAAGGTGGCCGACTGGGTCGTCGACATCGGCCCGGGCGCCGGCGAGCACGGCGGCAAGGTCGTGCACAGCGGCCCGATGAAGCAGCTGCTGACCAACAAGGAGTCGATCACCGGTCAGTACCTCGCCGGCAAGAAGGCCATCGCGACGCCGGACATCCGCCGGCCCGCCGACGCCAAGCGGCAGCTGACGGTGCACGGCGCGAAGGAGAACAACCTCCGCGACATCGACGTCTCCTTCCCGCTCGGGGTGTTCACCGCCGTCACCGGCGTCTCCGGGTCCGGCAAGTCGACGCTGGTCAACGACATCCTCTACACCCACCTCGCGCGCGAGCTGAACGGCGCGAAGTCGGTGCCGGGCCGGCACACCCGGGTCGCGGGCGACGATCTGGTGGACAAGGTCGTGCACGTCGACCAGTCGCCGATCGGCCGTACCCCGCGCTCCAACCCGGCCACGTACACCGGGGTCTTCGACCACGTCCGCAAGCTCTTCGCGGAGACGATGGAGGCCAAGGTCCGCGGCTACCTGCCGGGACGCTTCTCCTTCAACGTCAAGGGTGGCCGCTGCGAGAACTGCTCCGGCGACGGCACCATCAAGATCGAGATGAACTTCCTGCCGGACGTGTATGTGCCGTGCGAGGTGTGCCACGGCGCGCGCTACAACCGCGAGACGCTGGAGGTCCACTACAAGGGCAAGTCCATCGCCGAGGTGCTGGACATGCCCATCGAGGAGGCGCTGAGCTTCTTCGAGGCGGTGCCGACCATCGCCCGGCACCTCAGGACGCTCCACGAGGTCGGCCTCGGCTACGTCCGCCTCGGGCAGTCCGCGCCGACGCTCTCCGGCGGCGAGGCCCAGCGCGTCAAGCTCGCCAGCGAACTGCAGAAGCGCTCGACGGGCAGCACCGTCTACGTCCTCGACGAGCCGACCACCGGTCTGCACTTCGACGACATCAGCAAGCTCATCAACGTGCTGTCCGGGCTGGTCGACAAGGGCAACACGGTGATCGTCATCGAGCACAACCTCGATGTGATCAAGACCGCTGACTGGGTCATCGACATGGGCCCCGAGGGCGGCAACGGCGGCGGTCTGGTCATCGCCGAGGGCTCCCCGGAGGACATCGCGTCGGTCCCGGCGAGCCACACCGGCAAGTTCCTGCGGGAGATCCTCGGCGACCGGGTCAGCGACGCCGCGACGGTGGCGGGGGCGGGCGGCAACCCCGGCCCGGCGAAGAAGGCCGCCAAGAGGACCACGACGACGGCAGCCAAGAAGACGCCGGCGACGACGACCGCGGCCAAGAAAACCGCGGCGAAGAAGACCGCGGCCAAGAAGACGACGGCGAAGTCCCGGCGGGCCACGTCCTGA
- a CDS encoding LacI family DNA-binding transcriptional regulator: MTTMVDVARRAGVSVATVSHVLNETRPVRPDTRAAVLGAIEELGYTHNTLARSLVTSRTRSIGLAVSAISNPYFTEILQGVEAGALEAGYSLLIADPHDDPHHERKVVQLLHERRVDGMIVAPSAEPAEMVDYLARREVPTVFLDRLVGDAYDQVCAENTGPVRQLVEHLADLGHTRIGLVAGLPGLSTTTERVQGYRDGLRARGLPFAPELLAGGNSEAEGAQDATRHLLAAPEPPTALITANNAMTIGALRALGALGLQVPRDIALACFDDFSWADLFTPRLTAIAQPSKDIGAAAVRLLLERLQEPDRPPRTVRLPCAFVHRTSCGCAEPAPAAPPAAQERNRTP, encoded by the coding sequence ATGACGACGATGGTGGATGTGGCGCGGCGGGCGGGGGTCTCCGTCGCCACGGTCTCGCACGTACTGAACGAGACCCGGCCGGTGCGCCCGGACACCCGGGCCGCGGTGCTCGGCGCCATCGAGGAGCTGGGCTACACCCACAACACCCTGGCCCGCTCGCTGGTCACCTCCCGCACCCGCTCCATCGGCCTGGCGGTCTCCGCGATCAGCAACCCGTACTTCACCGAGATCCTCCAGGGCGTCGAGGCCGGTGCGCTGGAGGCCGGGTACAGCCTGCTGATCGCCGACCCGCACGACGATCCGCACCACGAGCGCAAGGTCGTCCAGCTGCTGCACGAGCGGCGGGTGGACGGCATGATCGTCGCGCCGTCCGCGGAGCCCGCCGAGATGGTCGACTACCTGGCCCGGCGCGAGGTGCCCACCGTCTTCCTGGACCGGCTGGTGGGCGATGCGTACGACCAGGTGTGCGCCGAGAACACCGGTCCGGTGCGCCAACTGGTCGAGCACCTGGCGGACTTGGGGCACACCCGGATCGGCCTGGTGGCAGGGCTGCCCGGGCTGAGCACCACCACCGAGCGCGTCCAGGGCTACCGCGACGGGCTGCGCGCCCGCGGCCTGCCCTTCGCGCCGGAACTCCTGGCCGGCGGCAACTCCGAGGCGGAGGGCGCCCAGGACGCCACCCGCCATCTGCTGGCCGCGCCGGAGCCGCCCACCGCCCTCATCACCGCCAACAACGCGATGACCATCGGCGCGCTCCGGGCGCTCGGCGCACTCGGCCTGCAGGTGCCCCGGGACATCGCGCTGGCCTGCTTCGACGACTTCTCCTGGGCCGATCTCTTCACGCCCCGGCTGACCGCGATCGCCCAGCCCAGCAAGGACATCGGGGCGGCGGCGGTACGGCTGCTGCTGGAACGCCTCCAGGAGCCGGACCGCCCGCCGCGCACCGTCCGCCTCCCCTGTGCCTTCGTGCACCGTACGTCGTGCGGCTGCGCCGAACCCGCCCCGGCCGCTCCCCCGGCCGCCCAGGAAAGGAACCGCACCCCGTGA
- a CDS encoding zinc-dependent alcohol dehydrogenase family protein, which produces MRALVVTAPGNPGSTAVTELPDPRPEPDEVVVRVTSCGLCGTDMHLLGGELPAAAYPLVPGHELTGEIVAVGAAVTGRAVGERVAVDPNMPCGACHYCRIGRGNLCEDYAAIGVTRAGGFAELVAVPERCCYVLPDGLSEAAAGLVEPLSCAVHGLNRLPRRPGEHYLIYGAGTMGLMMAALVRTAGAASVSVVDLNEDRLAFARTFGVDAAATGADQLRRTPGFEVVIDATGAVAAIEDGLGRVRRGGTFLQFGVADPARSASFSPYRVYHHEIDIIGSMAVHNSFQPAIDLLAAGLGGFAVDSLVSDVYGLDGFDEAVARFRAGTGRKIHIAPQKG; this is translated from the coding sequence ATGCGCGCTCTCGTGGTCACCGCACCGGGCAATCCGGGGAGCACCGCGGTCACCGAACTGCCCGACCCCCGCCCGGAACCCGATGAGGTGGTCGTGCGGGTCACGTCCTGCGGGCTGTGCGGCACCGATATGCACCTCCTCGGCGGCGAACTGCCCGCCGCGGCCTACCCGTTGGTCCCCGGGCACGAGCTGACCGGCGAGATCGTGGCCGTCGGCGCGGCGGTCACCGGCCGGGCGGTCGGCGAGCGGGTCGCGGTCGACCCCAACATGCCGTGCGGCGCCTGCCACTACTGCCGGATCGGCCGCGGCAACCTCTGCGAGGACTACGCCGCGATCGGCGTCACCCGCGCCGGCGGCTTCGCCGAACTGGTCGCCGTACCGGAACGCTGCTGCTACGTCCTGCCCGACGGCCTCTCGGAAGCCGCGGCCGGGCTCGTCGAGCCGCTCTCCTGCGCGGTGCACGGCCTGAACCGGCTGCCGCGCCGCCCCGGCGAGCACTATCTGATCTACGGCGCCGGCACCATGGGGCTGATGATGGCCGCGCTCGTACGGACCGCGGGCGCCGCCTCGGTCAGCGTCGTGGACCTCAACGAGGACCGGCTGGCGTTCGCCCGTACCTTCGGCGTGGACGCCGCCGCGACCGGCGCCGACCAGCTCCGCCGGACGCCCGGCTTCGAGGTCGTGATCGACGCGACCGGGGCCGTCGCGGCCATCGAGGACGGCCTGGGACGGGTGCGCCGCGGCGGCACCTTCCTCCAGTTCGGCGTCGCCGACCCGGCCCGTTCGGCGTCCTTCTCCCCGTACCGCGTCTACCACCACGAGATCGACATCATCGGCTCGATGGCGGTGCACAACAGCTTCCAGCCGGCCATCGACCTGCTCGCCGCCGGCCTCGGCGGATTCGCCGTCGACTCACTGGTCAGCGACGTCTACGGGCTGGACGGCTTCGACGAGGCGGTGGCCCGCTTCCGGGCCGGCACCGGCCGCAAGATCCACATCGCCCCGCAGAAGGGCTGA
- a CDS encoding Rieske (2Fe-2S) protein — translation MSKSPARRTVLRGAALAGAAGFGLAACSPGDADGNDSGVPDKPVELGAAADVPVGGARLYREDRLVVSQPTKGKYKCFSAKCTHAGCILSDVEKKEGSCPCHGSRFDVTTGKVVQGPAAEPLPEVPVRAEGGKLIAG, via the coding sequence ATGAGCAAGTCCCCCGCCCGCCGGACCGTGCTGCGGGGGGCCGCGCTCGCGGGTGCCGCCGGCTTCGGGCTGGCGGCCTGCTCGCCGGGGGACGCGGACGGGAACGACTCGGGGGTGCCCGACAAGCCGGTCGAGCTGGGGGCCGCCGCCGACGTCCCGGTGGGCGGCGCCAGGCTCTACCGCGAGGACCGGCTGGTCGTCTCGCAGCCCACCAAGGGCAAGTACAAGTGCTTCAGCGCCAAGTGCACCCACGCCGGCTGCATCCTGTCCGACGTCGAGAAGAAGGAAGGCAGCTGCCCCTGCCACGGCAGCCGCTTCGACGTCACGACCGGCAAGGTCGTCCAGGGCCCGGCCGCCGAGCCGCTGCCCGAGGTCCCGGTCCGGGCCGAGGGCGGCAAGCTGATCGCCGGCTGA
- a CDS encoding papain-like cysteine protease family protein: protein MLRALPARRSRRRWFAAAALTVGVLTMLPGTAAAAAGPPAHAPAHTAPALRTANRLDIAMQAQEQTNWCWAGSGNTIAAWYGRNYSQNQFCNAAFNRAQGTTCPNDQATLGNVQNAFNWMGISPGSYVTGWLRYSTVQTEINANRPIETRIQWASGGGHMHVVYGYDTDRNWVYWGDPWASNYRYNWGDFGYYVNGSSFSWTHSLYRIGA from the coding sequence ATGCTCCGTGCACTCCCCGCACGCCGTTCACGCCGCAGATGGTTCGCGGCCGCGGCGCTCACCGTCGGCGTACTGACCATGCTCCCGGGGACGGCCGCCGCCGCGGCCGGGCCCCCGGCGCACGCCCCCGCGCACACCGCGCCCGCCCTGCGCACCGCCAACCGCCTCGACATCGCCATGCAGGCCCAGGAGCAGACCAACTGGTGCTGGGCCGGCTCCGGCAACACCATCGCGGCCTGGTACGGCAGGAACTACAGTCAGAACCAGTTCTGCAACGCCGCGTTCAACCGCGCGCAGGGCACCACCTGCCCCAACGACCAGGCCACCCTGGGCAATGTGCAGAACGCCTTCAACTGGATGGGCATCAGCCCGGGCTCCTACGTGACGGGATGGCTGCGCTACTCCACCGTCCAGACCGAGATCAACGCCAACCGTCCCATCGAGACCCGCATCCAGTGGGCCTCCGGCGGCGGCCACATGCACGTCGTCTACGGCTACGACACCGACCGCAACTGGGTCTACTGGGGCGACCCCTGGGCGTCCAACTACCGCTACAACTGGGGTGACTTCGGCTACTACGTGAACGGCAGCTCCTTCTCCTGGACGCACTCCCTCTACCGGATAGGAGCCTGA
- a CDS encoding carbohydrate kinase family protein, with product MIVVAGEALIDLVPSPQPSAPGDPLPALLPRRGGGPYNTALALGRLGSPTTFCSRISTDSFGEALLDGLRGGGVDTSLVQRGGEPTTLAVADISPDGSAGYGFYAEGTADRLFAVPPALPEGVRALSLGTCSLVLEPGASAYEALLRREARRGVFTALDPNIRPGLIPDADAYRARFRSWLPDLGLLKLSEEDALWLAGAPAGPAGGPDGAAGGSGVPAGGAGGGLPDAVVAAAREWLAAGPAALVLTRGGDGLTVLTRDGGEVTVPGEPVTVVDTIGAGDTVNAALLHRLDAHGALSYAAVAALGADDWRDILRFAARAAAVTCSRAGAEPPFAAELAA from the coding sequence GTGATCGTCGTCGCCGGCGAGGCGCTGATCGACCTCGTCCCCAGCCCGCAGCCGTCCGCCCCGGGCGATCCGCTGCCCGCGCTGCTGCCGCGGCGCGGCGGCGGGCCGTACAACACCGCCCTCGCGCTGGGGCGGCTGGGCTCGCCCACCACCTTCTGCTCCCGGATCTCGACCGACAGCTTCGGCGAGGCGCTGCTCGACGGGCTGCGCGGCGGCGGGGTGGACACCTCGCTGGTGCAGCGCGGCGGTGAGCCGACCACCCTCGCGGTGGCGGACATCAGCCCGGACGGCTCGGCGGGCTACGGCTTCTACGCCGAGGGCACCGCCGACCGGCTGTTCGCGGTGCCGCCGGCGCTGCCGGAGGGGGTGCGGGCGCTCTCGCTGGGCACCTGCTCGCTCGTCCTGGAACCGGGCGCGAGCGCCTACGAGGCGCTGCTGCGCCGGGAGGCCCGGCGCGGAGTCTTCACCGCCCTCGACCCGAACATCCGGCCCGGCCTGATCCCGGACGCGGACGCCTACCGGGCGCGCTTCCGCTCCTGGCTGCCGGATCTGGGGCTGCTGAAGCTGTCGGAGGAGGACGCGCTGTGGCTGGCGGGGGCGCCTGCCGGGCCGGCGGGCGGCCCGGACGGGGCCGCCGGCGGTTCCGGGGTCCCCGCGGGCGGTGCCGGCGGCGGGCTTCCGGACGCGGTCGTCGCGGCGGCCCGGGAGTGGCTGGCCGCGGGACCGGCGGCGCTCGTGCTGACCCGTGGCGGTGACGGGCTGACGGTGCTGACGCGGGACGGCGGGGAGGTGACGGTGCCGGGCGAGCCGGTCACGGTCGTCGACACGATCGGCGCCGGTGACACCGTCAATGCCGCGCTGCTGCACCGCCTGGACGCCCATGGCGCCCTCTCGTACGCCGCGGTCGCCGCCCTCGGCGCGGACGACTGGCGGGACATCCTCCGCTTCGCCGCCCGCGCGGCGGCCGTCACCTGCTCGCGCGCGGGTGCGGAGCCGCCGTTCGCGGCGGAACTGGCGGCGTGA
- a CDS encoding sugar porter family MFS transporter, translating into MPARFKNALIWVFGALGGILWGYDTGVISGAMLFIKNDIALTPLLEGLVVSGLLVGAMLGAGLSGRLSDSWGRRRLILAASGVFILGTLGAALATGAAALIGFRFVLGIGVGIASVVVPLYLTELAPAHVRGGLTSLMQLLVTVGIFVAYVTDYLLAGAGAWRWMIGLGTVPAAVLALGILTQPESPRWLVGRGRSAEARTVLTRLRGDAGAAGQELAEIERTERAEREQSEPLTLRRLLSPRLRPVFVAGMLLVLFQNFVGINTIIYYAPTLLTDIGFGSDGAILANVGIGLLNMLMTLPAMRLIDRRGRKPLLLLGALGMCAAMVLLAVTNLSGLGYGALLSALTLLGIALYIGSFAISWGPVQWVMLPELFPMRIRAAAVSLCVLFNWLFNMVVALLFPSLLHAWGAGANFLIFAGTTLLAFCFVHKLLPETKGRSLEEIEQDLLHGGPARSESARSAPVSSGAEAV; encoded by the coding sequence GTGCCCGCACGCTTCAAGAACGCGCTGATCTGGGTCTTCGGTGCCCTCGGCGGCATCCTGTGGGGCTATGACACCGGGGTCATCTCCGGCGCCATGCTCTTCATCAAGAACGACATCGCCCTCACCCCGCTGCTGGAAGGTCTGGTCGTTTCGGGCCTCCTGGTGGGGGCCATGCTCGGCGCCGGCCTGTCGGGGCGGCTGAGCGATTCCTGGGGCCGGCGCCGGCTGATCCTCGCGGCCTCCGGGGTCTTCATCCTGGGCACCCTCGGCGCCGCCCTCGCCACCGGGGCGGCCGCGCTGATCGGCTTCCGGTTCGTCCTCGGCATCGGCGTCGGCATCGCCTCCGTCGTCGTCCCGCTCTACCTCACCGAACTCGCGCCCGCGCACGTCCGCGGCGGGCTGACCTCGCTGATGCAACTCCTGGTCACCGTCGGCATCTTCGTCGCCTACGTCACCGACTACCTGCTGGCCGGCGCCGGGGCGTGGCGCTGGATGATCGGCCTGGGCACCGTCCCCGCGGCGGTCCTCGCGCTGGGCATCCTCACCCAGCCGGAGAGCCCGCGCTGGCTGGTGGGCAGGGGCCGCAGCGCCGAGGCCCGCACGGTGCTGACCCGGCTGCGCGGCGACGCCGGGGCGGCGGGGCAGGAGCTGGCCGAGATCGAGCGGACCGAGCGCGCGGAACGGGAGCAGAGCGAGCCGCTGACCCTGCGCCGCCTGCTGTCGCCGCGGCTGCGGCCGGTGTTCGTGGCCGGCATGCTGCTGGTCCTCTTCCAGAACTTCGTCGGCATCAACACGATCATCTACTACGCCCCGACCCTGCTCACCGACATCGGGTTCGGCTCCGACGGCGCCATCCTCGCCAACGTCGGCATCGGCCTGCTCAACATGCTGATGACGCTGCCCGCGATGCGGCTGATCGACCGCAGGGGGCGCAAACCGCTGCTGCTCCTCGGGGCGCTGGGGATGTGCGCGGCGATGGTGCTGCTGGCCGTGACCAACCTCTCCGGGCTCGGCTACGGCGCGCTGCTCTCCGCCCTCACCCTGCTCGGCATCGCGCTGTACATCGGCTCCTTCGCGATCTCCTGGGGACCGGTGCAGTGGGTGATGCTGCCCGAGCTGTTCCCGATGCGGATCCGGGCCGCCGCGGTGAGCCTGTGCGTGCTGTTCAACTGGCTGTTCAACATGGTCGTGGCGCTGCTCTTCCCGTCCCTGCTGCACGCCTGGGGCGCCGGGGCCAACTTCCTGATCTTCGCCGGAACGACCCTGCTGGCGTTCTGCTTCGTCCACAAGCTGCTGCCGGAGACCAAGGGCCGCAGCCTGGAGGAGATCGAACAGGACCTGCTGCACGGTGGCCCGGCCCGGTCGGAATCGGCCCGCTCCGCCCCGGTATCGTCGGGGGCCGAAGCCGTCTGA